The segment TTTTTTTCATAAGTATTTCTCCTTTCATTTTTCGAATTTTTAATCAACTACTTATAAAAAATAGCGACTAACTAACACCCTAATTTTAAAAAGGTTGTTAGTTAATCGCTGACACTCCAATTCTCCTGTCAGAATTTATAAAAACCATAATTCTTTATTGCCCGTAGAAGCTCCTAAGGCTCCAGCTTTTAATATATCCATAATATCTTGTTTTGTTTTTATTAATCCACCGGCTATAATAGGGGTTGATATCTCATTAGAAATTCTGTTAATTATATTTGGCATTACACCTGGCATAATTTCTATCATATCAGGTTGTAAAGATTTTAGACTTTTTATCGTCATCTCATAGGATTTATTATCTATGAGAAAAAATCTTTGGATTGTAAAAATACCCCTTTCTTTAGCTAACTTTATATGACTACTTCTAGTACTAATAATTCCATGGGGTTGAATAACCTGAATTATATAATCAATAGCTTTAGCATCTTTTCCTATACCTTCCAAAAAATCTATATGGATTAAAACACTTTTATTGGCATCCTTTATCTTTTTGACAAGTAAATTAACATTAAATATATCAGCACATAAGAGAAAAATTGTGGTTACAGGAGAAGAAATCGCTAGTTCTAAATCATCAACATTTTGAACTGCAGCTATTATTGGATTATCTTCTAACCTTTCAATTATAATCGAATTCATAATATCATTCCTTTGTAATTGACTTAGTTTCCAATTTAATTATAAGTAATAACCAAGTCATTTACAATAACATTTTAAATCTTTATTCTCCTAAAGTGGAAATTGCTTTCCCAAGTTCTTTAATGGAAGGAAAGATGTAGTCAGCTTTTATATTTGACTCTTCATACATTTCTTTTGTCGTTTCTCCACTTAAAACTAAAATAGAAGTAATACCAGCATTGATCCCTAATTTTATATCTGTATATAATCTATCTCCAACTATCGCAATTTCTTCTTTGTTAAGGTTATATTTTTCTATTATAGCTTCAATAATATACTTGTTGGGTTTGCCGATAATCTTAGGTAATTTACCAGTTGAAGCTTCAATCATTTTAATCATAGCACCTGTATCAGGCATATATTTCCCACCCTCAAGGGGGCAGTTATAGTCTGGATGTGTTGCTATATACTCCACACCTGCTCGGATAAAATCACAAGCTATCCAAACTTTCTCGTAAGTAAGGGTTGTATCGAAACCCAGGACCACAAAATCTGGTCGTTCATCTTTACCTTTAACTAAATGAAATCCTTTATTCAAAAACTCTTCTTCTAATAAGTGGGTACCTAATAAATAAACTTTTGCACCTTTTTTCCTTTTATTAAGATAAATTGCCGTAGCTTCTCCAGATGTAAATATTTTATCTTCTTCGATAATACATCCAAGACTATTAAGTTTTTTCTTATATTCACTACTATTTTTAGAAGAATTATTTGTCAGGAATAAGAAATCTTTTTCATACTCTTTAAGTATTGATAAAAATTGCAATGAACCATCTATTAAATTATTACCTAGATAAAAGGTACCATCCATATCTAATAGAAAATGTTTAATTTTTTTTAGATTTAACATAAATTTCTCCAAAAAAATTTGATTCATTATTTGTTACTTTTTTAACAAATCAGGATAATTGGTAATTATTCCATCTACACCCATTTCTGATAATTCTATTGCTCTGCTTTTATCATTAACAGTCCAACAAAAAACTTTCATATTATTATCTTTAGCTTTATCTATTAATTCTTTAGATACATAATAATTGCAGGGATGAATACTATATGCCTTAAATTTTTTAATATAATCAAATAAGTCTAATAAATAAGCCTCAAACAAAATTCCAATTTTGATTTCAGGATTTATTTTTCTAATTCTCTCTAAACACAAATGATTAAACGAAGATAATACAGTATTTTCCAACCTGTTATATTTATTTAATAATTCAATAACTTCCTTCTCTATTCCTCTATTATCATCAGCTTTACTTTTTATCTCTATATTTAAAAATAAATTTTCTGGAACTTCTAATAAAACTTCTTCTAATGTAGGAACTTTTTCTCCTATAAATTCATCTGAATACCATTTACCAGCATCTAATTTCCTTATATCATCTAAAGTTAAATCTTTAATTTCTCCTTTACCATTAGTAGTTCTATCGACATTCCAGTCATGATGAACTATAACTTTTTGATCTTTAGTTAGTTGAACATCTAATTCCAGTCCATTACAACTCATATTAATAGCTTTTTTTATTGCTGCCATTGTGTTTTCTGGAGCATAACCTGAAGCCCCTCTATGTCCGATAATCAACAAAAATTTCTCCTTTCAAATAAAATTTTTGATTAATACACCAAATTAGGTAAAAATAACACCACCCATGGTAAATATGTGACAATCAATAATGCAACTAATAAAGCAATAATAAATGGTATAACTTCTTTAACAAATTCTATTACCGATACTCCTGTTATAGAACAAGTTGTAAACATCATCGAGCCAAAAGGTGGTGTTATTCCACCAATCATTATATTAACAATTGAAATTAAACCAAAATGTACAGGATCAACCCCTAACCCTACCACAACAGGAACGAATAATGGTGCTAAAATTATTAAAGCAGCGCCTCCTTCAAGAAACATTCCTATTACTAAAAATATAATATTAATAAATAACAACATTAAATATTTATTATTTGTTATATCCAACAAAAATCTAGACACATTTTGTGGTATTCTTTCCCAAGTCATGTAATAACCAAATATTGATGCTGAAACAATAATTAAAACAACGGTACTAGTACCAAGAATTGTATCTTTTAATATTTCTTTAAAGTGCGAAATTTTTAACTCTTTATATACAAAGAAGCCAATCAAAGTGCAAAATAAAACAGCCATTGCCCCACCTTCTGTAGGAGTAAAAACACCAAACCTTAAACCTAAAATTATACCAAAAGGCAAAAATAATGCCCAAATAGATTCCCTAAGTTGAAGAACAATTTCCTTAAACGAAGCTCTTTTATCCCTAGACGGCTTATAATCTCTTTTCTTAGAAATCAGAGAAACTGTAAACATAAGACAAATACACATAATAAATCCCGGAATATAGCCAGCT is part of the Anaerobranca californiensis DSM 14826 genome and harbors:
- a CDS encoding glycerol-3-phosphate responsive antiterminator codes for the protein MNSIIIERLEDNPIIAAVQNVDDLELAISSPVTTIFLLCADIFNVNLLVKKIKDANKSVLIHIDFLEGIGKDAKAIDYIIQVIQPHGIISTRSSHIKLAKERGIFTIQRFFLIDNKSYEMTIKSLKSLQPDMIEIMPGVMPNIINRISNEISTPIIAGGLIKTKQDIMDILKAGALGASTGNKELWFL
- a CDS encoding HAD-IIA family hydrolase produces the protein MLNLKKIKHFLLDMDGTFYLGNNLIDGSLQFLSILKEYEKDFLFLTNNSSKNSSEYKKKLNSLGCIIEEDKIFTSGEATAIYLNKRKKGAKVYLLGTHLLEEEFLNKGFHLVKGKDERPDFVVLGFDTTLTYEKVWIACDFIRAGVEYIATHPDYNCPLEGGKYMPDTGAMIKMIEASTGKLPKIIGKPNKYIIEAIIEKYNLNKEEIAIVGDRLYTDIKLGINAGITSILVLSGETTKEMYEESNIKADYIFPSIKELGKAISTLGE
- a CDS encoding glycerophosphodiester phosphodiesterase, which encodes MIIGHRGASGYAPENTMAAIKKAINMSCNGLELDVQLTKDQKVIVHHDWNVDRTTNGKGEIKDLTLDDIRKLDAGKWYSDEFIGEKVPTLEEVLLEVPENLFLNIEIKSKADDNRGIEKEVIELLNKYNRLENTVLSSFNHLCLERIRKINPEIKIGILFEAYLLDLFDYIKKFKAYSIHPCNYYVSKELIDKAKDNNMKVFCWTVNDKSRAIELSEMGVDGIITNYPDLLKK
- a CDS encoding TRAP transporter large permease encodes the protein MVLYPILIAFLLYFSSIPIAFALFASALIYFIFGNTGSPVDLVLQRFITSTASFPLLAVPFFIMAGSIMNYSGISSRLMKMADVLTGHMKGGLAQVNVVLSTLMGGISGSANADAAMQSKILVPEMEKRGYGKAFSAAITAASSAISPVIPPGINLIIYALIAQVSVGQIFLAGYIPGFIMCICLMFTVSLISKKRDYKPSRDKRASFKEIVLQLRESIWALFLPFGIILGLRFGVFTPTEGGAMAVLFCTLIGFFVYKELKISHFKEILKDTILGTSTVVLIIVSASIFGYYMTWERIPQNVSRFLLDITNNKYLMLLFINIIFLVIGMFLEGGAALIILAPLFVPVVVGLGVDPVHFGLISIVNIMIGGITPPFGSMMFTTCSITGVSVIEFVKEVIPFIIALLVALLIVTYLPWVVLFLPNLVY